In a single window of the Rhodamnia argentea isolate NSW1041297 chromosome 2, ASM2092103v1, whole genome shotgun sequence genome:
- the LOC115755072 gene encoding probable leucine-rich repeat receptor-like serine/threonine-protein kinase At3g14840 codes for MMTDLLSARSLFSALVLLCAINSAAAATLLPKDEVDALREIADTLGKRDWDFNADPCSNGSGWGDVKLPYKTSDAVTCDCNFTDADNNTVCHVISIVLKSQSLPGTLPPRLFRLPFLQNFDVTRNYLSGSIPKEWGSTNLLNTSLLGNRLTGPIPKELGNISTLWKFVVEINQLSGPVPPELGNLSQLHQLHLTSNNFTGELPKTFAKLTTLQELRLSDNQFTGKIPDYIQNFTNLSMLVIQGSGLEGPIPSGIALLEKLSDLRISDLEGPESQVPWLNCANITTLMLRSCNFIGELPGYLAGLTNLKTLDLSFNKLSGKIPDSFSSLSGVDYIYLTGNQLTGAVPDWILGNAEFVDLSYNNFTHGSTECHVRDVNLFASLAVDNATSYPATSGLVSCLNSERCPESRYNLFINCGGSGVTVGDITYSDDKASATASSFYGSGDYWAYSSTGHFPDDGQDSDTYIAENVSVLSTDDAHAQLYMNARLSPISLTYYGYCLINGTYNVSLHFAEITFTGNESYRSLGRRAFNIYIQGKLVWEDFNIAIEAGGVGKPVIKNFNATVTNGTLEIRFYWAGKGTYAIPNRGVYGPLISAISVVNPDYKPPHSIAAGTVVGIVAAIVFVVFLILVILWWRGCLRREDEMAQDLKGLALQIGSFTLRQIKAATNNFDAANKIGEGGFGPVYKGLLPDGTAIAVKQLSSKSKQGNREFVTEIGMVSALQHPHLVKLYGCCIEGNQLLLVYEYMENNSLARALFGPEEFQLKLDWQTRHKICVGIARGLAYLHEESRLKIVHRDIKATNVLLDKDLNPKISDFGLAKLDEENNTHISTKIAGTYGYMAPEYAMHGYLTDKADIYSFGVVALEVVSGRSNSSSQNKEEFFYLLDWARFLKERGNLIDLVDRRLGSHFDKEEVLVLIKVALMCTNTTPALRPAMSSVVSMLEGKVAVPMLDYEGALPTEEKIEAMRKYFKGDEDHSVGENTTKSTSTDGPWTGTASSASANDLYPILLDTDHRQKRE; via the exons ATGATGACGGATCTCTTGTCGGCTCGATCTCTCTTCTCTGCGCTCGTCCTTCTGTGCGCCATTAAttcagccgccgccgccactcTTCTGCCAAAAGACGAAG tGGATGCGTTGAGAGAAATAGCGGACACGTTAGGGAAAAGGGACTGGGATTTTAATGCAGATCCATGCAGTAACGGCAGTGGATGGGGCGACGTCAAATTGCCTTACAAAACTTCTGACGCTGTCACTTGCGACTGCAATTTCACCGACGCCGACAACAACACTGTTTGCCATGTTATCAGCAt AGTTCTCAAATCTCAGTCTCTTCCCGGCACTCTCCCGCCTCGACTGTTCAGATTGCCTTTCCTCCAAAACTT TGACGTCACCCGCAACTATCTGAGCGGCTCAATTCCTAAAGAATGGGGCTCTACCAACTTGCTCAACAC TTCTCTACTTGGAAACCGACTGACTGGTCCAATCCCCAAGGAGCTGGGCAACATATCCACACTCTGGAAATT TGTCGTTGAGATCAATCAACTTTCTGGACCTGTTCCTCCAGAGCTGGGGAACTTGTCGCAGCTGCATCAACT GCACCTTACATCAAATAATTTCACCGGGGAGCTGCCTAAAACATTTGCTAAATTGACGACATTGCAGGAACT GCGACTTAGTGATAATCAGTTCACAGGAAAGATACCCGATTATATTCAGAACTTCACAAATCTCAGTATGCT GGTTATTCAAGGAAGTGGATTGGAAGGGCCAATTCCCTCCGGAATCGCACTTTTGGAGAAATTGTCCGACTT GAGAATAAGTGACCTTGAAGGACCCGAGTCCCAAGTTCCATGGCTTAACTGTGCAAATATCACGACATT GATGCTGAGGAGCTGCAATTTCATAGGAGAGCTACCTGGTTATCTAGCAGGATTGACGAACCTAAAAACATT AGACCTCAGCTTCAACAAACTGAGTGGCAAAATCCCTGACTCCTTTAGCAGCCTGTCAGGAGTGGATTATAT CTATCTGACTGGAAATCAATTGACTGGAGCAGTCCCTGATTGGATCCTGGGGAATGCAGAGTTTGT TGACCTATCATACAACAACTTCACTCATGGAAGCACAGAATGTCATGTACGAGATGT CAACTTGTTCGCAAGCTTGGCGGTTGACAATGC AACCTCATATCCTGCCACAAGTGGACTTGTCTCATGTTTGAACAGTGAGCGTTGCCCAGAAA GTCGGTATAACCTCTTCATAAATTGCGGTGGGAGTGGAGTAACAGTAGGGGACATCACATACAGCGATGATAAAGCGTCGGCTACAGCTTCAAGTTTCTATGGGAGTGGAGATTACTGGGCCTACAGTAGCACTGGTCACTTCCCTGATGACGGCCAAGATTCAGATACATACATAGCTGAGAATGTATCCGTACTGTCCACGGATGATGCCCATGCCCAACTTTACATGAACGCACGGCTTTCTCCTATCTCTCTAACTTATTATGGTTATTGTCTGATCAACGGGACCTACAATGTAAGCCTTCATTTTGCGGAGATAACGTTCACAGGCAACGAAAGTTATCGCAGCCTTGGAAGGCGagcttttaatatttatatacag GGAAAATTGGTGTGGGAAGATTTCAACATTGCGATTGAAGCGGGTGGAGTTGGAAAGCcagtcataaaaaattttaatgccACAGTGACCAACGGCACTCTGGAGATACGCTTTTATTGGGCTGGGAAAGGAACCTATGCTATACCTAACAGAGGAGTCTATGGTCCTCTTATATCTGCTATCTCCGTCGTCAATCCTG ACTATAAACCCCCACATAGCATAGCTGCTGGGACAGTGGTCGGGATTGTGGCTGCTATAgtttttgtagtttttcttaTCCTGGTTATCCTTTGGTGGAGAGGATGTCTTCGACGTGAAGATGAAATGGCACAAG ATTTGAAGGGTCTAGCGTTGCAAATTGGTTCATTTACCTTGCGGCAGATTAAAGCTGCGACAAACAATTTTGATGCTGCCAATAAGATTGGAGAAGGCGGGTTTGGTCCAGTGTACAAG GGTCTTCTGCCAGATGGCACCGCTATAGCAGTGAAGCAGCTTTCATCCAAATCCAAGCAAGGAAATCGTGAGTTTGTGACCGAGATTGGGATGGTTTCTGCTCTTCAACATCCGCATCTTGTGAAACTCTATGGATGCTGCATTGAAGGGAATCAACTTTTGCTGGTTTACGAGTACATGGAAAATAACAGTCTTGCTCGTGCTttatttg GTCCTGAAGAATTTCAGTTAAAGTTGGACTGGCAGACAAGGCACAAGATATGCGTGGGTATTGCCAGGGGCTTGGCATATCTTCATGAGGAATCAAGGCTGAAGATTGTGCATAGGGACATCAAAGCTACTAATGTTTTACTGGATAAGGATCTCAACCCTAAAATATCAGATTTTGGTTTGGCAAAGCTTGATGAGGAGAACAACACACATATTAGCACCAAGATTGCTGGAACTTA TGGATATATGGCACCGGAGTATGCAATGCATGGTTACCTCACCGACAAAGCCGACATCTATAGTTTTGGCGTCGTTGCCTTAGAAGTTGTTAGCGGCCGGAGCAACTCTAGTTCCCAAAATAAGGAGGAATTCTTTTATCTGCTCGATTGG GCGCGATTTTTGAAGGAGAGAGGAAATTTGATCGATCTAGTTGATCGGAGGCTCGGTTCTCACTTCGACAAAGAGGAGGTGCTGGTATTGATAAAGGTAGCTCTGATGTGTACTAATACAACTCCAGCACTAAGGCCGGCGATGTCATCTGTGGTTAGCATGCTTGAGGGCAAGGTTGCTGTTCCAATGCTGGACTACGAGGGCGCTCTCCCGACCGAGGAGAAAATTGAGGCCATGAGGAAGTATTTTAAAGGCGACGAAGATCATTCGGTTGGTGAGAATACCACCAAGAGTACGTCCACCGATGGGCCATGGACTGGAACCGCTTCGTCTGCGTCTGCTAATGATCTCTATCCAATACTTCTGGATACCGATCACCGGCAGAAGAGAGAATAA